The sequence tttCATAATTCAAAGCCATCTTAACCACcgtgctgctgaaatgtgctatacaaacaaACTTGACTTGAGTTGGGAATGGCCATCTTCCACACACATCTACAGGTGGTGGTACTAAACAAACTGGTTGTGCCTCTGGAGAATTTGGTGGACCAAGGGTAACTGACACTATTGTTTGGCTTTCCACAATACATATAGTACCATGACTCACTCGTTAAAATCAATGTCTGCCACAGTGAGTTAACCAGGCAGGAGGAACCGGCAAGCGGAAAGAtgctcctcctatttgatgatgCAGTGAAGTGAACTGGTGTAAAATTGGCTGTGTTGTCGGCATGTTGTCGGTGCGAATCGATTGCAAGACAGAGGTGAAATGTCAAGCAACTAATGGCAGGCGATCAACATGAAACATTCTTTGTGAATTTACCTTTAGACAATTcgtcttttgtcttttttttccaaggcTTTTGGAGAGGATTCTTAGAGGCCTGACCCTGGACCCTACTTAAAGTCTCTATAAATCAGGGGGAAAACATAATCTGTTCAGGaagctgattgattgattgattgattgattgattgattgattgattggttggttgattgattgattgattgattgattgattgattgattgattgattgattgattgattgattgattgattgattgattgattgattgattggttggttgattgattgatacgCTCCTTCATGTCAGGAGGGACTCTACCTGCCTAAACTTGTAGCTCCAACACCTCAAGATGGAGAACGGATCGAGGCCGAGGTCCACAAAGAGCTGGAGATCAGAGTCAAAGCACATGCAGCACTTTCAGCGTAAGTTAGCAGAGCTTCCCTTTGGCTGCTGTCAACAACAATATAACACTGACAACATGATaacctctgctttgtttttcatccAGAATCCAAGACCTCATCTTCAGTGGTCCACCAGGCGTCACCAAGCACAGGGAGGTTAACAATGAGTTTGTCCTCAGGTGGACACCAAATGAAGATGACCTGGGCAATAATTTTCCAATCTGCTTTGCTGTAAAATCAGTGAGAGGGTGAGAACAGGATTTACTTGATATAAGTGCAATCGTTCTAGTATGTTAAACCCTTATGGGTGTATTTCTTGAGATTTCAACCTCAGCTATAAACAGCTGtgctatatatatttataagtCGCATAAGgcataaaagcataaaaagggTTGACCTAGAACAACCCAGTCTCAGTGAAAAACGTGTAATATCCACATAGGTCCACAGAGGGAAACgtagtattgtcacaatttggctcTTCAATACGTGTTGGGCTAACGTATTCATTGTCCTATTCATTTACATTGGCTTGCAACTGGGTGATGTTACTATCATGCtttcccaaatgaaaaaaagaacatggctgccatttcctgtggaaaacatttaagcaaaacatttatatgcattttgactACATTTCTAACAAGAGGTACGGATATTATTTTCATGATCTTTATTTAAGGAAGGTAGATAaactttcctttattagttttgctGAAGATTTTCTCAGAAAGACATGAGGACTTGACATGTGATGTTGCTTGGCAAGCAACATGACATTACTCCCCCACGTCTTCCTAAGACACAATGAAATCtatgatgaaataaataaaggaaaggaatatataaaagaaaggttcatatatatatatatatatatatatatatatatatatatatatatatatatatatatatatatatatatatcatgcaGAGTTTTCACTACAGATATCATCAAAATGCGTATCACTGCAGATGGTTtgattaaatgttgttttcatatGCATCGAAATTTCGATGCCATTCGCTGACACTCGCTGACATGGGTAGGAAATGTCACTTCCTCATGTCTTTCTGTGAAAATCttcagcaaaaataatcaagaaAAGTTTATATACCTTCCCTGAAtgaagattatgaaaataatatatgTCCTTCTCGTTAGGAATGTGgtcaaaatgcatataaacacaGTTGTGTTgctaaaatgtttacttttccatGGGCAATGgcagccatgttctttttttcactggGGAAAACCTGCTAGTCACGTGACCTGGTTACAAGCCAATGCAAATGAATAGGTCAAATAAAACGTGAGCCTGAGACGTATTGAAgagccaaattgtgacaatactaTGAACTATGTTTCCCCTGTGGACCAACGTGGATATTACACATTTTTGAGTAAGACTGGGTTGCTTAGGAACAGGAGGAATTTTCCCCATTATTAGGTTGATCAGTTTATTACTTTATATATGAGTGATATCGTTTTAGTCACAAGGAAAGTGggtttcagttttattaactgtgtaaaaaaatgtctaataCTGTTTCAGGTCTTCTGTCTATAAGTCTGAAGAGAGGTGTGTTCTGGTGGTAATCCATGAGGATCAAAGTGAGTTTAAactattcagttcaattcaattttattgccATATAGCACCACAACGCATGTCCTCTCTATAATGATGGGTTGCAATGTACTTGTCCACAAGGTGGCATTATGGGTTGGTGTTAGTTCATATATGGACAAAGTAAGAGGCGATTCAACCACACCTGTATGAATAAATGTGAGTGAACATCATAGCTAAATAAAAGTGCCTGAGCAACTTGAAAGGAGTCCCCTaacaaactacaaaaatatCCTCATTGAACTGAAACCACCGGGAAGTTTGAAGCTGACAGGGAATGTTGATAAGAATTGCCGTTCCTTCAAGCAGTGTTTTCAGCTATATGTCACAGCCGTGGGACTGGAGAAGAAGCCGGTAGCAAAAAAGGTGGTCAGGCTTCTGACCACAGCGGGACCCCAGGCCTATGATACGTTTGTGTTTGATTATCCAGCTGAAGGTGTTAAGTTGGATGCTGTGCTAAGTTTGAAGCTCACTGTTCACCTAAGAAGAATGAATGTTATGAGAGATATGTTTTCATTCCCGGATGCAGCATCAGCAGGAGCCTTTTTGACGGATTTGATATTGAAAGCCCAATCATCCAACTCTGCCGTATTAAAGGACTTTATGATCAGAGATCAGATTAATTTTTGATGTGCATGATGGAAACTAAGACAAAGAGTGTTAAGAGAAGTGGAGCTGACACTGGATACAGCCATTAAGATCTGCCGAGCAAGTTAGCTGTCCCTGAAACAGTTGAAGACGTTCTGTGAGATGTCTTAGGGAGCTACACTGGTTGTGCATGTTGCATGGTGAGAACCAGTACCATTAagacagttaaaaaaagaaatcaatggAATTACCATGTTGGGAGTAATCAAAATAGTTGATCAGCCCACAGATTGGTTTAATTCTATGGTGGTTACCAAGATACAAAATGGGTAAATAAGAATATACTTCGACCCAAAAGATCTAAATGAAAGCATCAAACGGGAGCATTATCAGATACCCACTTGGGTAGAGATAATCAATGAGATGGCAGGAGCAAGAAATTTCATGAAACTGGATGCCTCACGAGGGTTTTGGCAAGTAAAACTGGATGAAAGTAGCACCAAGTGGAAGATACTGTTTTTCTTAGGCTcccttttgaaataaaattagcACCAGAATTATTCCACAGAGCAATAGAACAAATCATGGAAGGCTTGGATGAAGTAAGAGTCTACATTGATGATATTATCATTTGGGGATCTACATCTCGAGAGCACTATGACAAGAGTGTCATGTAACAGATATGGTCAATGGAATTATGCTCAACAGGAATAAGTGTGAGTTTGGagtcaaataaattattttccttGGAGATAAACTGTCCGCACAAGGTGTTGAACCAGATcagcataaaataaatatacttaAGATGTCAAGTCCCAATGATAGGGCAGTGGTACTATCTTGGAGATGGTCAACTTCATAGGCAAATTCATTCCTAATCTCCACCTTCaggtaattcaattcaattcaattcaattttatttatatagtgccaattcatgaaacatgtcatctcaaggcactttgcaaagtcaaattcaatcagattatacagattggtcaaacatgcttcaaagtcccgacaagcagcattcactcctggagaagcgtagagctacaaggatagtcgtctgcattgtccatggctttgcagcaatccctcatactgagcaagcatgaagcaacagtggaaagaaaaactccccattagcaggaaggaaaaacctccagcagaaccgggctcagtatgaacggtcatctgcctcgactgactggggttacagaagacagagcagagacacaacaagagagacaaaaaagcacagaagcatacattgatctagtaatctgttctacattagatggtagtagcgggtgagccgtcttctctggatgatgtcacagttaacagaacgccagaccaggtgtacctactatgaagaaaaatgacagagaacaaaaagctaaaagctgaaataacaacaaacaatgcagattggagagcagtaggagaactcagcagagtgagagaaatagaccctgatgtcctccagcagcctaatcctatagcagcataactatagaggtagctcagggtaacatgagccactctgactagaagctttgtcacaaaagaaagttttaagattagtcttaaaagtagacggggtgtctgcctcacgcaccaaaactgggagttgtttccacaggagaggagcctgatagctaaatcTTACAATGATACAGTCAGATTGCAGGACAATGAAGGATGGAAGACTAGAGCTACTATTCTGCAAAAAGTAGCCCCATGTTCATTTGAGGTCAAAACTGAGGAGATCCAGaagaactgtaaaaaaaataaaaacgtaatAGACACACATTGTGAATATTCTGTTCCATATGCAATATATGAAGTATGCCACTATTGGTGAAATGActcatctttattgttttttttttattttaaagacagGGGGATGTGATGATGGGTTGCAATGTACTATGGGTTGGTGTGAGTGCATATATGTACAGAGTAAGAGGCGATTGACACACACCTTTAGCTAAGCATTGGTGGAGCTGTGGCAGTGTCACACAACCATACAAGAAACACTGGGCATGTGTTGAAAAGCCCaacatgcaggagaaaaactatttattttataagGAGAGTTTTGTTTGGACTGATGATAAGGTAGAACTGCTTCTTTGAGTGGTGCTGGATTACAAAACTTCAAAACTCCAAGACAATGTCGATTGGAACACGTGCCAGAAAAAGTTAAACGACATTATGACAGCTTTTCTGGCTTAGTACCCAATAGACACTTCCCCGAGGTGGACACAAAAGCTTGTGGTTTTCCTGTGTAAGTTGAGCCTCATAGTTAAAGAGGAAATGTAGATTGAGCTGTAACAGACACAACAAGGCCAGTATTGGTTTTATAATAAAATCTTCAGCCATGGCgtcatcacataaaaaaaagaagaaaaaacaccttGAGTGTACACAggtaaaaattttattttgatatttaccCACTCTGGGACCTGGAATTGAAAATGATAGTTTACAGCCTCCCAAAATGGCACATTCATGTAGACATGAATGATTAAGAAGTAATCTTCTTTATCATTTAGACATCTCATGTCTAAATGACAAAACACCTTGGTGGATACATCTAGTCTTGTGTTGTTGTAGATGGTACAAGAGACAGGGCCAGCTGTATAATTTACAACATGAAGTTGTTGACAGCAGTCGATCTGCTCCCCAGGAcgttgtcacagctaaacaaaacaatacgtcaggtgtacctactttgaacagaaaaaaaaaacgaactgtTGTGGATTTcatctttatcaaaaaggaagagaaaactgctcagtaaaacagaaaaagacacaTCTTTGAGCATTTGCATGTTTCTGTCTCTGAACGCAGTCAGAAAGGCAGagcaagaacaaaaagaaacaatataCTTTCATACATGCTGGTTATCAAGGAGCACTTTTACGGAGTACGTTTCATCTGAGTAACATTCTTCCAACAGGACATAGGAGTTGTATACAAGTGGTACGATCCAGTTCTTATCTAACACAACTCTTCTCTCTGTCCTTGGGTGAACAGAACACAATAGTAAAATACTCTGTAACCATGTGAGCTCTTTCACACGGGAAAAATGCAGCTGCTCCTTTACAAGATATGGTCAGAGTAAAAATTTTCACCACATTCCTTTCTTCTGATTATAACATAATAGTAAAGACAATTTTCAAAATACCTTGAGCTTATAGTAGTCAGTGTCACATTTGTAGGTGTAAACCTGAAAttcagccaacacagagaatgttttaaaaggaatTTATTGGAAATGTTCAATGCAGACAGAACAGGAGTTGCTGACAGACTTGAATAGATGCAGgtagaaccagacttgaccagatgcagATTGAGCATACAAGAAATGAAAACACTGCGGCGGCAGAGCACAAGTGAGGTGATGAGATAATATGGTAGTGAGTGGGTGAGTAAGGCAGGTATATAAAGGCTGGGGAAAGGTgagcagagaaggaactgaTTAGTGAAAGCAGGTAGAACTAGTCTGGGCTgttgactggtgactgagaaGTGGATGGAGTTAATTGGAGGGTTTCTGTGGCAGAGAGGTGACAGAGCTGATTCTAAATAAGTCCAGAAAAGTtcgaaacaaacaaaaaacccaaatcctgacagtaccccctcCTCAAGGGCAGATACTAGCcatcctaaataaaaaaaaaaaagtccaacaatacaaagaaaaacaaaaaaacacccagaTGGGTGAACTAAGAGCTCAGGCAGACGTCCAGGAAGCAGACCCCAACATAGCAGAGTCTCTGGAGGCTTTCCTAGATGTACTCCTCCTCATCCTGTAGTTCTGGGATATGTGGGATATGTGCAAATTGAAATAATAAGAGGGAGTTAATCCACTTATACTAAAGTAGTGCTCTTGCAGCCAGgcttctgtgagacaaaataaatcagtctGATAATCACAAAACAAGTCATTAACAAGTAAAGTCTGAAGAGAGAGTCCttacagaatcagaatcagacatactttaataatcccagagggaaattacttaaacGTTCAATAAGGTAAAATTAGAAGGTCTTTGGGGGTAAACTGAAGTTCTACCAAGTAAAAAAGCTCATCTTGCTGGAAATATTAGTAgatataattacattttataggGAAAAACTTTAACTGTAAATTGTGGACATAttctataaataatttttccaaGTACTTCCATTAAATAGCAGCCAGACGTTCTTGTCATTATCTGAACATTTTTGATTCATCATTCTTTTAAACaactgttttaaacaaaaggtttttcttttgatgtttcccttttcttttctctttctcagTCCCAACTTTGTACCTAACTGATTCTTTTTGTTCCAGTTGAAGCCACCGTGACCTGCACTGAAACCACAATGAAGGTGGAGGTTGAGAAAGATTCCTTCTTTGGACTTGAGGAGGAACATCTTCGCCTCAGTGACCCCAGCAACACCATCTGCAGCCTTGACAGGCTCTCCAACAACACTCACATAGTCGCCATCATCCCCCTCAATGGCTGCGGTACTGAGATCGAGGTGAGAACGGGTCGTTTGACACGTCTCACAGGGTTCATCTCTCtggtatttatttcatttatgtcTTTTTACTCTTTAGGAAGACGATGAGTACCTAATTTTCAAGAATGAGATCACCACAGTGGAGGACGACCCGAATGAGCTGATCACCAGGAAGCACCTGGTGGAGGCCCGGTTCTACTGCCAGTACCCCAAACGGGGCAATGTGACCCTGAGCTTCTCAGCACACAGAAAGAACGTCACAGTATGGGAGAAAGGCTTCGGCAAGTTCACCTACCAGTTCGAGTTCTACCAGGATGACCAGTTTGGACCCATTTATGACCCAAACTTTTACCCACTGGAGTTTGACGTCGGAGACAGGATCTACATGCAGATAGATGCCAGCACCTCTATCAACAACACAGAGATGTTTGTGGAGTCCTGCAGAGCTGCACCGTATGACAACCCCAACTTCCACCCAACCTACTCCATCATTGAGAACGGGTAAGGCTCAGATGCAGAGAAACCTGAGGTAGACAAACACAGAAACCAGTTTCTTCAAcctaaaacatgtttgattatTATGAGCTTGAAGGCCTTATGGTCAGATTTAAGCATCCAGCTGCTGAGTTTTAAATCTGATACAGCTAATGAGAGCTTTTGGTTTCAATCAGATGCAAAGTTCACCCGACTGTGCAGACCCATCCGACCTCCAACGACAGACAGTTCAGGTTCAGCATGGATGCCTTTAGGTTTATCGGACTACCTGATCAGGTGAGGAACAAACTGATGAGAACGATCTTTAATAGAATTGGTGTTTTAACCACAAATTTAACAaagtttacatttctgtttgcattttgaacaaaacaacaCACTCCAAATGCTTAATTTCAACCTGCAAATTGAAATGTTGATTATTTTGTAGTTATGGCACCTTTTTGGGGCAACTCTGCCTTTTGTCCACCAGAGGGAGTAGCTTCTTTCAATGACTGTGTGCTTCTTGAATTCAGGTGTACATCAGCTGCACAGTCATGATGTGTGAAGCAGGGAATCCCAACACCAGGTGCTCACGGGGATGCATGAACTCCACATGGTCCAATGTCCGCAGAAAGAGAGAGGCTATGATCCAGAGTGGAATGCACTTCGTTTCCCAGGGTCCTCTGCGTCTGAAGCGTGAAGCAGACCTCAGAGGAGGCTCAGGTAAGGAAACTGTGTGGAGAAGTTTGTAAGCAGCAGATAAACTGTGAGCAGGACTCCATCAACTCTGTGTTCCTCTCGTCTGCAGCGTTCAACCTGAACCTGAACCTGGTCTTTGTTGCTGGATGTCTTCTTGTTGCCGTTGGGATGGTCTGCGGCGTCCTCATCTACAAAACCAAAGCCTCCAGGGTCAAATATCAACCTCTGTCCTCCTACGAAAACTAAACCTGCAGCATCTGCCAGGCTGCTTGGATCATTAGAATGTGGGATTCTGGGTGTTTCTGAACTAATTATTCTTTttgatatttaataaaaaatgcaaacaactAGAAATATGTTGTAACCAAAACTGGTTGATAGAAAACcaaaactttatatcaaccAAGGAAAAGTCTTTACTCCATACTACAGCTGTTGAACTCAAGATTTGTCAAGAAGATTTATGTTTGTTCTCCTGTTCTAAATTACATTATGATATGAAGACAGTAGCACAGATGAATGTGTATTTCTGTTCACCTATATTCAGTTATATTACTTTGAAATaacttttcaaatttttacctttttcatCTTCCTGTGTGTATAAAGGATGCACTTGGTTTTTCTAAATAGCTCATTAAACACTCCCACAATGATTAGTACTAATGTTCTTCAGTGAAAGCTTTGTAACTGTATTTTCTCTGTCCTAGGTGAAAAATATTGCAGTCAGTCACTTTACATTGATTTCATGAATGAAGATGAAGAATAATGAGAGTCTGTCCTTTATCATTGGTTGTACCTGCCTCATCACTTTAAGCTTAATGCTAAAACTGGCATGCCTTCCTTGGATGTACGCAAATGTACACACTGGATGACTCTGGTTTCTAAAGGCTCTTATTGACCTGGTTCCTGCTTATTTATTACTTTTCTTTGGAGAACTGAAAGCTGTTATACGTTATGCTCTAAGGACTTTTTGCAACTCTTTTCCCTTTTCAGTCTTAACCACGTGTTCGGactgaaaagagaaagaaagacctCCAATCTGAACTAATACTGTCAGAACTTGTTTCGCTGAGGGGCTTACCCTCTATCTTGAGAAAACGACAACAGGAATCCTTTGAACAGTGCCTGTGTTTTAAACCTTAACTTattaatgattaaaatttttaagtTGTTACTGAAATTAACACTTTATGCCCTGAttttatctttgctttttgtgtATCTATTGACTTACTCGTACAGTGCTTTGGGATTTTGTGTCGGTGAaaggcgctttataaataaactttacttacttacaTCTCCATCCAGCAGAGCAATTTTGGTATGTGATAGAACAGAAAATTTGAAACACAGGTAGGACTCCCAAAAAATCTGATGCAATCTGATGTGACCCTACAGTGCTGTTAAGTATTAAAGGTCCCATCACTATAAACAGTTTCAACTGTAAATTCGCAAAAGACGTTCCCAAAAGAAATAATATCATCTTGCTGTTTTGGCAACaagatgacattttttttattccctacACCCCAGCCCGACCTTTCAACCACACTTCTCAGCACAGCACTCCATTacaaatccattattatggTTTTATTGCAAGTGGAAATGTTGgtgttgcaggatgtcggacaagcgaggccaagctgaccaaaggctttaacctgaaACCAGAATAAATGGCCACATATACCGCGGAGGGGAGCTTACTGCAGCAGCACTATGCAGCTGGGAGACTCCACCGCGGTAATGTAGCAGAGAATTCACTGCCAGCATACCCACGACAGAAACGTTATGCATAACCACCAGAAGAAGCTCAGGGCTTTCCCAGGCAGCAACAGGAAAATCATGCCGATGACAACGGTTTAGCTTCAGTTAGTCAACTAGATTTTCCAGTTAGAAACACACCTTTcttacatttgacagcatttaggAAAGAAATAAACTTAGGGCTAATGAAACCTACCTCCTCTGgagtggagcagtcagacagCTTGACTCACAGCCGGTGCATCAGCtggggagaggaggggagggggatgGCTGTTTGCTTGATAGTGTGCTCTGATTGAAGAATAGAAATTATGGACAACCCATTTTCTGAACGGATCGTTTTTGAGCATTGCAACAAAGCTGACTACCCatgagcaggtcctttggtattcaaTTTAGACATTCAcatggcctcatcagtgcacagcaGACCATATTATTCCCTCAAGACCTCAGACAAATGAACTTTGTTGTCATAACCCCtttaaggcagttctgaaggcaaaacgGATCAACCCTGTCCGAACTGGTACTAGCAGGGTGTACTTAATGAAGTTGCTGGAGAGTGCATTGTTGTATCGGTATAATGAAAATTTTGCACTAAAACGTATCTAAGTTCAGACAGCAGGGCAGGGGAATATcggatttaaaatatt comes from Fundulus heteroclitus isolate FHET01 chromosome 4, MU-UCD_Fhet_4.1, whole genome shotgun sequence and encodes:
- the LOC105937698 gene encoding CUB and zona pellucida-like domain-containing protein 1; this translates as MKVEVEKDSFFGLEEEHLRLSDPSNTICSLDRLSNNTHIVAIIPLNGCGTEIEEDDEYLIFKNEITTVEDDPNELITRKHLVEARFYCQYPKRGNVTLSFSAHRKNVTVWEKGFGKFTYQFEFYQDDQFGPIYDPNFYPLEFDVGDRIYMQIDASTSINNTEMFVESCRAAPYDNPNFHPTYSIIENGCKVHPTVQTHPTSNDRQFRFSMDAFRFIGLPDQVYISCTVMMCEAGNPNTRCSRGCMNSTWSNVRRKREAMIQSGMHFVSQGPLRLKREADLRGGSAFNLNLNLVFVAGCLLVAVGMVCGVLIYKTKASRVKYQPLSSYEN